Proteins encoded in a region of the Magallana gigas chromosome 8, xbMagGiga1.1, whole genome shotgun sequence genome:
- the LOC136271087 gene encoding uncharacterized protein, translating to MLAKYVNDEQSDWDEKINSMLFAYRTSVHSSTKETPFYLVYGRQPRLPVDLALPTGPVESLPEDFEELIEQRCQSFLRLNIRREGAAKNIKESQKSQKKYHDKKIKRTDIKVGDNVLVHNTRKTTRKGGKLSKNWNGPYVVENVLGKGTYRLSGLKHAINGNRLKLYVTRNVPPSQTTDDFETEKRHDKDKDDTPEKKCSHSEDDEEENADGSFTQTAKSPGKRKKRDKDKYARPKKRCQRSKDDEENTVGSSSKTTKGPGKRKKRDKDVASEIGFPCSEADVEKNSDGCSTLTAKGPKKRKKSDKDKYVIPKRRCQRSEDGEENTDESLTQTAKGPGKRKQREKDVAPEIRCPRSEADVEKNTNGYSTKFAKDHGNRKKRDKDVTPEIRCPRFEADVEENSDGSSTQTAKVPGKRKKRNKDQDVSPKKRCQRSGDDEENTDGSSTQTAMGLGKRKKRDKDKNAAPEIRCPRPVADVEENIHSECSCPDGENSFEPFRDEKDSNNGSDPIIVWGYEGNTMVNFFPTDEQWQKTKSLIFDIHVKNINDNGRKRKMKITAEPGKIANMRGDGNCLFRAFSFIVFGVQTFHKCVREKLVSFMEDNKVLFTKVENTPMEQYLSISKMKELGTWGTEMEILAFSSLCNTTVYVFCNCGGQGWRWLPYKPLAGNSTNNPCVYLVNKYGHFEPVLDVQEEIYTRTPYLKIGDYLNRRYHHFLSQEMLDSSLVNAASDEQKLRDFEDINPPHVYTKKFTDRYCTPCRFNVDPNIFNLLCDWSDFEMYL from the coding sequence ATGCTGGCAAAATATGTGAACGATGAGCAATCAGACTGGGACGAGAAGATTAATTCAATGCTTTTTGCCTACCGTACGTCCGTTCATTCATCGACCAAAGAGACGCCATTTTATTTAGTATACGGACGACAACCTCGACTTCCAGTTGATTTGGCTTTACCAACAGGACCTGTGGAAAGCTTACCAGAAGATTTTGAGGAGCTTATAGAACAAAGGTGCCAATCATTCCTTCGCCTTAACATCAGAAGAGAGGGGGCAGCCAAGAACATAAAAGAATCTCAAAAATCACAGAAAAAGTATCatgataaaaagattaaaagaaCAGATATCAAGGTAGGAGATAATGTACTAGTACACAATACTAGAAAGACAACTAGAAAAGGAGGGAAACTTTCTAAAAACTGGAATGGTCCTTATGTTGTTGAAAATGTTCTTGGGAAGGGAACATATAGACTCTCCGGACTTAAACATGCAATAAACGGCAATCGACTTAAATTGTACGTAACCAGAAATGTACCTCCGAGCCAAACTACAGATGACTTTGAAACAGAAAAAAGACATGATAAAGACAAAGATGACAccccagaaaaaaaatgttcgcaCTCTGAAGATGACGAAGAAGAGAACGCTGATGGATCCTTCACTCAAACAGCGAAAAGCCCtgggaaaagaaaaaaacgtGACAAAGACAAATATGCCCGCCCTAAAAAAAGATGCCAGCGCTCTAAAGATGATGAAGAAAACACTGTAGGATCCTCATCTAAAACTACAAAGGGTCCtgggaaaagaaaaaaacgtGACAAAGATGTCGCCTCTGAAATAGGATTTCCGTGCTCCGAGGCTGATGTTGAAAAAAACAGCGATGGATGCTCAACGCTAACTGCAAAGGGCcctaagaaaagaaaaaaaagtgacaAAGACAAATATGTCATCCCTAAAAGAAGATGCCAACGCTCTGAAGATGGTGAAGAAAATACAGATGAATCCTTAACTCAAACGGCAAAGGGCCCTGGGAAAAGAAAACAACGTGAGAAAGATGTCGCCCCTGAAATAAGATGTCCGCGCTCCGAGGCTGATGTTGAGAAAAATACCAATGGATACTCAACTAAATTTGCAAAGGACCATGGAAATAGAAAAAAACGTGACAAAGATGTCACCCCTGAAATAAGATGCCCGCGCTTTGAGGCTGATGTTGAAGAAAACAGCGATGGATCTTCCACTCAAACTGCAAAGGTCCCTGGGAAAAGAAAAAAGCGTAACAAAGACCAAGATGTCAGCCCTAAAAAAAGATGCCAGCGCTCTGGAGATGATGAAGAAAACACCGATGGATCCTCCACTCAAACTGCAATGGGCCttgggaaaagaaaaaaacgCGACAAAGACAAAAATGCTGCCCCTGAAATAAGATGTCCGCGCCCAGTGGCTGATGTTGAAGAAAACATTCACTCCGAATGTTCCTGTCCAGATGGTGAAAATTCGTTCGAGCCTTTCCGGGATGAGAAAGACAGTAATAACGGCAGTGACCCAATTATAGTTTGGGGCTATGAGGGGAACACCatggttaatttttttcccacTGATGAGCAATGGCAGAAAACAAAATCGttgatatttgatattcatgtgaaaaacataaatgataatggcagaaaaagaaaaatgaaaatcacagcAGAACCTGGAAAAATCGCCAATATGAGGGGAGATGGAAATTGTTTGTTCCGCGCATTTAGTTTCATTGTATTTGGAGTTCAAACATTTCACAAATGCGTTAGGGAAAAACTAGTCTCTTTCATGGAAGACaataaagttttgtttacaaaggtgGAAAACACACCGATGGAACAGTATCTATCAATATCAAAAATGAAAGAACTTGGCACCTGGGGTACAGAAATGGAGATTCTGGCATTTTCCTCATTGTGCAACACAACTGTATATGTTTTTTGCAATTGTGGCGGTCAAGGGTGGAGATGGTTACCATATAAGCCTCTTGCAGGAAACAGCACAAACAATCCTTGCGTGTATCTGGTGAACAAATATGGCCATTTTGAGCCAGTATTGGATGTTCAAGAAGAGATATACACCAGAACCCCATACCTTAAGATCGGTGATTACCTTAACCGTAGATATCATCATTTTCTCTCACAAGAAATGTTGGATTCTTCCCTAGTCAATGCAGCTTCAGACGAGCAAAAGTTAAGGGACTTTGAGGATATTAACCCACCACATGtgtacacaaaaaaattcaCGGATAGGTACTGTACACCCTGCAGATTCAACGTGGACCCAAATATCTTCAATCTTCTATGTGATTGGAGCGACTTCGAAATGTATTTGTAG